In the genome of Candida dubliniensis CD36 chromosome 3, complete sequence, the window TATCAAGTCTGAATTCACCATCTGCAACATTATCTCCATCATCATTTGGAATACCTCGGAAACTATTatccaataaaaaattgattgagaAAACATTACTTGTTCATGATATTCAGGGACCacataaaatatatttagaTCAATTAACCAAAACGAAATTAAGTTATCATGTTTATCCGTTTGCTGAATCGATTGAAACCAATCAAGTGTTGAGGATCTTGTTACAATATCTGTTGGATTCACCTTATTTATTGACAGCAATATTAGCAACCAGTGCcacatttcaatttattgaaactAGACAATTGATACATAAAGAACATCAGTTTAAATACACCAATATAAGTCTCAAATACTTAAGTGAGGCGTTCCCTcaagaatcaaataaagATAATCATAATTCTGGTGATACTAATAACGATAATGGTAATTTTAAAATGATGActaaagatattgaaaaattattattgactATATTAGTTCTTACTTTAAATTTCACTGCGTTGGCATATTTCCAAAGAAATAATCCCGATGGTTCAACTGGAATAAGTAGTGTtaataaaaacaattggaaaatcCATCTACGAGGGGTGAAAGATTTGTTattgaaatattcaaaattagCACATGCACACAGtaataatcaacaatataTAACCGATGGTCTAGCGTTAGCTAAAACATGGTTTTTCGCCATTGAATCAGTGGCTGAGTTGAATGATCCATTGGGTGGAACCATAAAGTATTCAACAAAGAATATTTCTAGTCATGTTGATATTATCAAGACTAATCAAAATGTACTTGATTGTTCTGATCTGAGTAGATTATGGGTAGAAACTGGGTATTTCAATAGAGGGAAAAACCAAGATTATCATGATGCTCTATATCGTATTGGAATGGTAACTAATCCCAACTTACCCATTAGTACTCAATTCAATATGTTTCTTGGGTTTTCTATTGATGTtgttaaattgattgatgaaatgACTAAACTGTTGGATTTATTACGAGAAAATAAACCAGGACAATTGTCAGGAACTTGTATAGCCAATATTTTCACCCTTATCAGTCGAGCTagaaataatgatattgtcCCAAAAGTAAACAAAGAAACATTTGTTATTCCAAAGGAAAGTATCGGACATCCAGAGTATAAGGAATTCGATAAACTTGTTCTACCCAAATCTTGTTATACCCAtgaaattatcaatgatAATACTACTGGtacaaaagaaacaatatATTATTCATGGTACGATTGGAGTGAACAATTACATATCGATAGTGTATATATGAAGTTATTCCATATTAAAGGCTTGATGAAATTGCCAAGAGATCATCCTTTGGTCCAAGAATTGAAAGGTAAAGTGTTGACTTCAATGTTTTTCCTTAAagataaacaacaaaatattgtggaaacaacaaaattcaataatgtgTCAAAAATTTTCCTTGAACTggatcattattatttacattgtgatttatttgataCTAGAGCAATAATGGCCCAATCATCATTCCGTGAATGCATTAAAATTGCCAATAGTTTAttagattttgaaaaattggaattataTTTCCAAGGTTTGATTAAATTAGGTAATGGGAGTTCATTATTGGCATTAGATAATGTTAAGAAATTTAAACagaatttcattaatgGTAAGAGTGGAGAggatgatgttgatttaGCATTTGATTCGGAGATTATACCATTTTCATAGAATATGTTTAGTTTTTAATATTAGATCGACCCGACAAGTTTTTTAGTATTGAGTTTAATGTTTGTCGCGGGTTTATAGATTTTCGTTTCGTCCGTCGG includes:
- a CDS encoding lysine biosynthesis regulatory protein, putative (Similar to S. cerevisiae LYS14), with translation MGSSSPNSTQSSLTETSPQNATTTTTTTKPIKKVIKKSKYSRGGCAECRRRKIKCDELKPYCHNCTRLNKICVYPTKPKFKFETPKTTFNNANNNNMNADQASHNGNSVSYQFLDDKYNSRNLPIYFNDNETNRRLLNGSNGNNTSSLQQQNGMSFMETNNLGPLPAPPPPPPLHPQPTKKFKISDMLSPDNDNHSNTNSNNRNAYDFINMDYYNWDTLPITDLQNLFDDASLLVQDSLGLFTAFENELAIGPIGQDENDNGDNHNNDFQLPVLDSSSDKISSSNSPSATLSPSSFGIPRKLLSNKKLIEKTLLVHDIQGPHKIYLDQLTKTKLSYHVYPFAESIETNQVLRILLQYSLDSPYLLTAILATSATFQFIETRQLIHKEHQFKYTNISLKYLSEAFPQESNKDNHNSGDTNNDNGNFKMMTKDIEKLLLTILVLTLNFTALAYFQRNNPDGSTGISSVNKNNWKIHLRGVKDLLLKYSKLAHAHSNNQQYITDGLALAKTWFFAIESVAELNDPLGGTIKYSTKNISSHVDIIKTNQNVLDCSDSSRLWVETGYFNRGKNQDYHDALYRIGMVTNPNLPISTQFNMFLGFSIDVVKLIDEMTKSLDLLRENKPGQLSGTCIANIFTLISRARNNDIVPKVNKETFVIPKESIGHPEYKEFDKLVLPKSCYTHEIINDNTTGTKETIYYSWYDWSEQLHIDSVYMKLFHIKGLMKLPRDHPLVQELKGKVLTSMFFLKDKQQNIVETTKFNNVSKIFLESDHYYLHCDLFDTRAIMAQSSFRECIKIANSLLDFEKLELYFQGLIKLGNGSSLLALDNVKKFKQNFINGKSGEDDVDLAFDSEIIPFS